The genomic window TCGACCAGCAGCTACCTGCACGACCAGGTCAAGGAGATCAAGAACCAGGCCACCGAGCAGGTCGGCCTCGGCTACCGGATCATCAACGAGGACGACATGAAGCTCAACGTCAACGGCGGTGGTGCGCTCCAGTACAACAACGTCGCAGGCGTCTCCCAGAAATGGTACTACTACATGACCCTCGGCAACGACTTCGAGTACCACTTCAACAAGTACTTCCGCGTTGAGCAGAACTTCAATATCCGCCTCGACCCGAGCGAAACCAGCCAATACCAGATCTACTTCAACGCCGCCGGTATCGCCAAGCTGACCGAGTGGATCGAAGCCAGCCTGAGCTACAACTACATCTACGACAGCACCGTCGGTGTCGGCACCCAGAAGGACGAGCAGCGGATCATCTTCGCTCTCGGCGTTCCCTTCTGAGGACGGTTTAACGCCTTCCCGCTCATCACCTGATGGGCTTACGCAGACAGCAAGGCTCAACACTCGATTTTACTCTGGCCCGTGGCAACCAGCCACGGGCTTTTTCATGCCCTGCCAGAATGGACCGCCAATCAATCTGTTCGGCAACCGTCTTGCTTGCAGGCATCGCCCCCTTAATGAGGATAATAGTATCAACCACGGCTCACGCAGATCGGCACAGATCCATTCAATCTGCCCTCCCCGCCAACTCACCTCCGTGCCTCTGTGCCTCCGTGTGATCCTCTTCCCCCAGAAACACGACAGCCTACTCCGCCCCGGGCGGATACAAAAATTGCAGGCCCGCATGGACCTGCAATGATTTTTAAAGGTGACTGGTCGCGCTCAACCGCCCCCTGCCGGATCAGCCCCCTAGGCAGGCATCCCGGCGGGAGCATGGCTGGGCCCCATTTCCTCGCCCTCATCCTTGTCAGTGGCGGGCTTCTTCTTCCCGTCGTCCTTGGCGGGCGGTTCGATGGGTGGCGGAGTGTTCGTGACCACCGGCGACTTGATTTCGCCGAACTCGATGATCTCGTTGACGTGCTTGCCCTCAATCGTCTCGTACTCCAGCAAAGCGTCAGCGATCTTGCGGTGGGCCTCCTTGTGCTCCTGGATCATCCGGTAGGCGCGTTCATACTCCTCCTGAATGATGCGGCGGATCTCACGGTCAATCATCCGGGCGGTGTCGTCGCTGTAGTTCTGGCTGCGAGTGATTTCCTTGGCCAGGAAGATGTGCTCCTGGTTGTCCCCGAGGGCGACCGGGCCCAGTTCGCTCATCCCCCAGTCGCAGACCATGCGGCGGGCAATGTCGGTGGCCTGCTTGATGTCGGAGGCCGCGCCGTTGGAAAAGTCGCCCGTCTCGATCTCCTCACCGATTCGGCCCCCCATCGCCATGCAGATGAGGTTAAGCAGGTCGTGCTTGGAGTAGCCGAGGACTTCCTTGGTCGGGGTGGTCATGGCCATGCCGAGGGCGCGTCCGCGCGGGAGGATCGTGACCTTGTGCAGTTCGCGCTTCTTGTCCTTGATCAGGGCCTGGATGAGCGCGTGCCCGGCTTCATGGTAGGCGGTGGCGCGCTTGTCGTCCTCGTCCATGAGCTTGCGGCGCTCCCTTCCATAGGCGATCTTGTCACGGGCCTCTTCCACATCGGCCATCTGGACTTCGCTCTTGTCGTAGCGGGCGGCCACGAGGGCTGCTTCATTTAGCAGGTTGGCCAAATCAGCGCCGGAGAAGCCCGCGGTGACGCGGGCCACCCGGGTCAGGTCCACGTCGGTCGACATTTTGATCTTCTTGGCGTGGACTTTTAAGATTTCTTCGCGCCCCTTGAGGTCGGGCAGGTCGATCATGACCTGGCGGTCGAAACGGCCCGGACGCAGCAGGGCGCTGTCGAGTACGTCGGGGCGGTTGGTGGCGGCGATGATGATAACGCCCTCGTGCCCGTCGAAACCGTCCATCTCAACCAGCAGGGAGTTGAGGGTCTGCTCGCGTTCGTCGTTACCCCCGCCGAGCCCGGCCCCGCGCTGGCGGCCAACGGCGTCGATTTCGTCGATGAACATGAGGCAGGGGGCGTTTTTACGGCCCTGCTCGAACATGTCACGCACGCGGGCCGCGCCCACGCCGACGAACATTTCAACGAAGTCCGAGCCGCTGATGCTGAAGAAAGGCACATCGGCCTCGCCCGCCACAGCCTTGGCCAGGAGGGTCTTACCGGTCCCGGGAGGGCCGACCATGAGGACGCCCTTGGGCACGCGTCCACCGATGCGCTGGAATTTCTTCGGGTCCTTGAGGAAGTCCACCACTTCGGAGACTTCTTCCTTGGCTTCGTCGCAACCGGCGACATCGCGGAAATACACCCGCTCCTTGTCGCGGGTGAGGAGCTTGGCCCGGCTTTTACCGAAGCTCATGGCTCCCTTTCCGGCCATGCGGAGCTGGCGGGTGAACAGGAAATACAGCAGCCCGATCACGATCAGAAACGGCAGCACGCCCACGAGGATACTCTGGAGCATGGTGCTGGCGGGCTCCTCCTTGACCGAGTACGGGTTGTTCGGCGAGGTGAGCTGGTTAAAGCGTTCGTCGGTGAGACGCCCCTGGGCGGTAAAGGTGATGGTGGCCGGGATCTTGACCGCAGCCTTGTCGCCACTGCCGGTGAGCTTCTTTTCCATCTCAGCGAAGAGTCCTTCGCTCTCCTCCGGGGTTCCTTCGGACTTGGCAGCTTCCTTCGCGGCGGGCTTGACCTCAGTCGTCTTGGCATCCGCAGCCTTCGCGTCAGCCGTGTTTGCCTCGGCGGCGGGCTTGTCCAGCGCGGGATTTTTCATTTCCCCCCACAGGGAGTACCACTGTTCGCCTGCGTTGGGGTTGGGCTTAACCGTCAACGAGACGATCTGACCGGCCTCGGCGGCCTTCAGGACCTGGTTAATTTCAAGCTCTTTGGCCCCGGTGTGCTCGCCCGGGTACATGTACATGAGCATCAGGATCAGCCCGATGAGGGCGAGCCAGATGACATAGACCTTGGGCTGGAAACCTTGCGGCGAAGGCGGCTTCTGAGAGGAGCCGGAGTCGTTTTGGGAATTATCACTCATTTAAACAAGCACTCTATCATTTGCTAATGCGCTCCGTAAGTCAACCGAAGAGCCCATTGTGTGTGCGGACCGATTTTCGCGCTTTCGGCGGGCGGAAGGCCCGGCACCCAGAGGATGTTACCGGTCGGTGAACAGACAACCGGAAGCTGTTTTCGTTCCAAAACGAGGATTTTCGCATCCGTGAAGCAGTCCTGAAGCTTGCGCGAACCGGGCGCTCCCAGCGGGTGGTAACGATCACCGGCGCGCCACTGCCGGATGCAGCACAGAAGCGGTGCGGAGGCTCGCTTCCCCATGTTTTCGTCTAAATAGACGCATGAGCGATTGTCGATATTCCCGGCAAAGATATCGGTGCGCGTTGCCGCATCCACTTTCACCCGCTCGACCCGCAGGGCGAGCCCGCCCGGAAGCCAGAGCGTCAGCCCGGGGCGCAGCCGGAATTCCGGCCAGGAGGTGCCAGGCCCAACGGGCGAAAGTTTTTCCCTGTAAACCCGTTCCCGGTTAAAAATGATCCGCTCATCCGCCCCGGCGCTGAGCTGGCCGCCCTCGCCCGCCAGCAGGCCGTCCAGCAGCCCATCCACCGCTGCCGCCGAAAGCGTGTCCCGCAGGCCGTTAACGCCAATCCAGCGCTGAAGCGCCCGCCGCCACAGGGCCGCAGGTTTGTTTTTCAAGGGCGACAGTTCCAGCGGCGCGCCTGCCGCGATCACCAACCCGAGCGAGTCAAGCCAGGCGTTGAGCGCCTCGGCGTCCTCGGCCAGCAGCCGGTGGGAACGCGAAAGGCCCGCCCGCGCGTTGCCGGGAGCAGCCTCCAGCAAAGCGGGCAGCACGTCGGCCCGCACACGGTTGCGGAAGTAGTCGGGAGTAGCGTTGCTGGCGTCTTCGCGCCAGGGGACTGCTGCCGCTTGCAGCGCCGCGAGAATGAGGGACTTCGGAATGCCCAGCAGCGGCCGCATTAGCATTGGTTCCTCGTAAAAGCGCTGCACCGCCAAGGGAGACGCCACCCCCTCGGTGCCGCTGCCACGGGTCAGGCGCATGAGCATCGTCTCGGCCACATCATCGGCGTGGTGGCCCAGCAGGACCGTCGCGCAACCGCTATGGCGGTAAAAAGCCATCCGCCGTCCGCGCAACCAGGCTTCGGAAGCCTCAGCGGGCGCACCGTCCAGCTTTTTCCCGAAAAAGGGCAGCCCCAGTTCCCCGGCCAGCGCCTCGACAAAAGCGGAATCAGCGTCCGCATCCGCCCCGCGCAGACCGTGGTTCAAGTGCAGCACGCGCAGGCCATCGCCAAACCTCAGCCAGGCCAGCAGCAACAAACAAACCGAGTCCGCCCCGCCCGAACAGCCAACTCCGATCGGCTCCTCGACCAAATCCGACCAGTAAACCCGCTCTCCCTTCAGCGAGGTGGCCACGGCTTCAGCTTTTTCCCGCCAGGACGACATAGCCCCAAAAGTCTGCGCCCCATCCGCCCCCTGGCAATGCTGGTTTTGGGGAAGAAACACGGGACCATCGCCGCGGCAGCCGAGGGCTGCGAGGTCACTTACTCCAAAGGGGCGGACATCACCATCCTCAAGAACGAGATCGACGAAAGCTACACGACGGCCAGTCCCGACGCAAAGTGAACGCAATCGCTGAAACTGCCCCCGCCATGATTGCCGCGGCCGTACAAGAGCCTTAATCGGCGAACCTGGCAGTCGTCGTGGTCGGGGATAACATCCCCCCTGACCGGCGAGTACTGCTCCACGGCGACTCTGGAGCTCCAAGGCGGGCAGCTCGCACTGCTGGAAGCACTCACGGCCACCGGCACGCCAATGATCATCGTGCTCGTGAACACCAGGCCCCTCGTCCTGCCCAAGCGCATCCACAAAGCCGCAGCTATTATCGAGACCTTCAGCCCCGGTATG from Ruficoccus amylovorans includes these protein-coding regions:
- a CDS encoding glycoside hydrolase family 3 C-terminal domain-containing protein, encoding MPRPYKSLNRRTWQSSWSGITSPLTGEYCSTATLELQGGQLALLEALTATGTPMIIVLVNTRPLVLPKRIHKAAAIIETFSPGMMGGKAVAEAALGPLAIPWDELIKRGFLEVPSFGNHPLRLELPSSGSGKAVRIRQTVSVPPAFTPVP
- the tilS gene encoding tRNA lysidine(34) synthetase TilS — protein: MSSWREKAEAVATSLKGERVYWSDLVEEPIGVGCSGGADSVCLLLLAWLRFGDGLRVLHLNHGLRGADADADSAFVEALAGELGLPFFGKKLDGAPAEASEAWLRGRRMAFYRHSGCATVLLGHHADDVAETMLMRLTRGSGTEGVASPLAVQRFYEEPMLMRPLLGIPKSLILAALQAAAVPWREDASNATPDYFRNRVRADVLPALLEAAPGNARAGLSRSHRLLAEDAEALNAWLDSLGLVIAAGAPLELSPLKNKPAALWRRALQRWIGVNGLRDTLSAAAVDGLLDGLLAGEGGQLSAGADERIIFNRERVYREKLSPVGPGTSWPEFRLRPGLTLWLPGGLALRVERVKVDAATRTDIFAGNIDNRSCVYLDENMGKRASAPLLCCIRQWRAGDRYHPLGAPGSRKLQDCFTDAKILVLERKQLPVVCSPTGNILWVPGLPPAESAKIGPHTQWALRLTYGAH
- the ftsH gene encoding ATP-dependent zinc metalloprotease FtsH, with protein sequence MSDNSQNDSGSSQKPPSPQGFQPKVYVIWLALIGLILMLMYMYPGEHTGAKELEINQVLKAAEAGQIVSLTVKPNPNAGEQWYSLWGEMKNPALDKPAAEANTADAKAADAKTTEVKPAAKEAAKSEGTPEESEGLFAEMEKKLTGSGDKAAVKIPATITFTAQGRLTDERFNQLTSPNNPYSVKEEPASTMLQSILVGVLPFLIVIGLLYFLFTRQLRMAGKGAMSFGKSRAKLLTRDKERVYFRDVAGCDEAKEEVSEVVDFLKDPKKFQRIGGRVPKGVLMVGPPGTGKTLLAKAVAGEADVPFFSISGSDFVEMFVGVGAARVRDMFEQGRKNAPCLMFIDEIDAVGRQRGAGLGGGNDEREQTLNSLLVEMDGFDGHEGVIIIAATNRPDVLDSALLRPGRFDRQVMIDLPDLKGREEILKVHAKKIKMSTDVDLTRVARVTAGFSGADLANLLNEAALVAARYDKSEVQMADVEEARDKIAYGRERRKLMDEDDKRATAYHEAGHALIQALIKDKKRELHKVTILPRGRALGMAMTTPTKEVLGYSKHDLLNLICMAMGGRIGEEIETGDFSNGAASDIKQATDIARRMVCDWGMSELGPVALGDNQEHIFLAKEITRSQNYSDDTARMIDREIRRIIQEEYERAYRMIQEHKEAHRKIADALLEYETIEGKHVNEIIEFGEIKSPVVTNTPPPIEPPAKDDGKKKPATDKDEGEEMGPSHAPAGMPA